In Pirellulales bacterium, a single window of DNA contains:
- a CDS encoding ISAs1 family transposase, translated as DRRQQDRHGAANLATVRRLAVSLLRQEKTTKNGAKAKRMKAAFDPNYLLHVLKHANFDA; from the coding sequence TGACCGTCGGCAACAAGATCGCCACGGCGCCGCCAACCTCGCCACCGTCCGCCGCTTGGCGGTCAGCCTCCTGCGACAAGAGAAAACCACCAAGAACGGCGCCAAAGCCAAACGCATGAAAGCTGCATTTGACCCAAACTACCTGCTACACGTGCTGAAACATGCGAATTTTGATGCGTAA
- a CDS encoding class I SAM-dependent methyltransferase: MAVESVNTNLHDLLTRSPLQERNGVLEYVVDDNDYCQNFGLQWNHYRDIQVDSLSGSNHSHHRFYAETGWDPRDLAGKLVLDAGCGAGRFAEIALEAGARVVAIDLSSAIGACQQTLSRFPRENYLLLRASLFELPLPQGIFDGVYSLGVLQHTPDPLLAIRRLAGLLKPGGELATWIYSRETRLGWHSLRMQYMLRKLVPRKWSLAAKLRAAKVLTTLGFPAGWTLSWFGRFGQRASNLLPYAARHHLARGSFRRQWDLCVLDTFDWIGPQYDLPQTEEDVRRAMMEAGLINIRRTPALGMAIVGQQPTGDRPR, encoded by the coding sequence GTGGCAGTCGAATCTGTCAATACGAACCTGCACGACCTGCTCACGAGATCTCCGCTGCAAGAGCGGAATGGAGTCTTGGAATACGTGGTCGATGATAACGACTATTGTCAGAACTTCGGACTACAGTGGAATCATTATCGCGATATTCAAGTCGATTCTCTCTCCGGATCAAATCACTCCCACCATCGCTTCTATGCGGAAACCGGCTGGGATCCTCGCGATTTGGCGGGTAAGCTCGTGTTAGACGCTGGTTGCGGTGCTGGGCGGTTCGCTGAGATTGCTCTGGAAGCTGGCGCGCGTGTAGTCGCAATCGACCTATCGTCTGCGATTGGAGCGTGCCAACAAACATTGTCCCGGTTCCCGCGAGAAAACTATTTGCTCCTTCGAGCAAGCTTGTTTGAACTGCCCTTGCCACAAGGCATTTTCGACGGCGTTTATTCCCTCGGTGTTCTGCAACACACCCCCGATCCGTTGTTGGCGATTCGGCGACTTGCCGGTCTGCTGAAGCCTGGTGGCGAACTAGCTACTTGGATTTATTCTCGCGAAACTCGGCTGGGATGGCACAGTCTGAGGATGCAATACATGCTTCGAAAACTCGTGCCGCGCAAATGGAGTCTTGCCGCCAAGCTAAGGGCTGCAAAAGTATTGACCACGCTGGGATTTCCGGCCGGATGGACGCTTTCATGGTTCGGTCGATTTGGCCAGCGTGCTTCCAATCTCTTGCCCTACGCTGCTCGCCATCACTTGGCGCGAGGTAGTTTTCGGCGTCAGTGGGATCTCTGCGTCTTGGATACTTTCGATTGGATCGGTCCTCAATATGACCTTCCTCAAACAGAAGAGGACGTACGACGTGCAATGATGGAAGCCGGCTTGATCAATATTCGACGCACTCCTGCCTTGGGTATGGCAATTGTTGGACAGCAGCCAACTGGAGATCGACCACGATAA
- the wzy gene encoding O-antigen polysaccharide polymerase Wzy yields the protein MQTSSLPYRRSGLRLHVDRAIARQGLLAFQFLVLVFAFTTSFGCPKFIDNGHLWVSVWLSVAILLSQLIYRATGPKPINWLSIDLFVLFTIWLVHFYHVISWLLDFVPAGQELWLKNQNSAEAVCYAHRISLAGLAAFALGFNCLREKYATPLKPEAINFGALRSWYRIGVLMLSGGIAAGVILIALLGSEFFDNAYSGLGTAVFANYGQAILSALARSLMVAGAAIVAISGYRLKSGVFPGLVGSLLLFVYVAALLIAGDRDGAYTPVMIIAVAYTELVRPMKFRWLVIMLVLASAALGVAFIARNSPRRDPISMLDTVIKEVDQLRWDHGLVEVGGSSMTLYAATKYVPEYHDYYYGKMQLTRVGGIVPFASNIIGTLLEGYIDPRERDSASALTYYIYKQMPGYKGASGLGTTCVADIYMDFGIPGVAIAHFLVGMLCKLLMQKSRSSGSLVWMAAYMMAVPAVGYAARDSLVSVLLRYVWWQVALILVVGFVLGVSTRIASIGAASKRSARNLYLPSFRPASIS from the coding sequence ATGCAAACTAGCTCTTTGCCCTATCGTCGCTCCGGCTTGAGGTTGCATGTCGACCGAGCCATTGCGCGTCAAGGATTGCTGGCGTTCCAGTTCCTGGTACTTGTCTTTGCTTTCACAACGTCGTTTGGTTGCCCAAAATTTATCGACAACGGGCACTTATGGGTTTCGGTATGGCTGTCGGTGGCAATTTTACTATCCCAGCTTATCTACCGCGCTACTGGCCCAAAGCCGATCAACTGGCTAAGCATTGATTTATTCGTGTTGTTCACGATTTGGCTGGTGCACTTCTACCATGTGATCAGTTGGTTGTTGGATTTCGTTCCAGCCGGTCAAGAATTGTGGCTCAAGAATCAAAATTCGGCCGAGGCCGTCTGCTACGCCCATCGGATTTCGCTGGCCGGACTAGCGGCGTTCGCGCTTGGATTCAATTGCTTGCGTGAAAAGTACGCAACTCCTCTGAAGCCGGAGGCCATTAATTTCGGCGCGCTGCGATCCTGGTATCGTATTGGCGTTCTTATGTTGAGCGGCGGAATCGCTGCGGGCGTGATTCTCATCGCGCTTCTCGGCAGTGAATTCTTCGACAACGCATATTCCGGTCTTGGCACAGCCGTTTTTGCAAATTACGGCCAAGCCATTCTATCCGCATTGGCTCGCTCGCTGATGGTGGCGGGTGCAGCCATTGTCGCCATCTCTGGATATCGTCTGAAATCGGGCGTTTTTCCAGGGCTTGTCGGCAGCCTCCTCTTGTTTGTGTATGTGGCGGCGCTGCTCATCGCTGGAGACCGCGACGGCGCTTACACTCCGGTCATGATCATCGCGGTGGCATACACGGAACTTGTGCGCCCCATGAAGTTTCGCTGGTTGGTCATCATGCTGGTGCTGGCAAGTGCTGCCTTGGGTGTCGCCTTCATCGCGAGAAACTCGCCTCGACGCGATCCGATTTCAATGTTGGATACGGTCATCAAGGAAGTCGATCAGTTGCGATGGGATCATGGCTTGGTCGAAGTCGGCGGCAGTTCGATGACGCTTTACGCGGCAACAAAATATGTGCCGGAATACCACGATTACTATTACGGCAAGATGCAGCTTACACGAGTTGGCGGAATTGTGCCGTTTGCCAGCAACATCATCGGTACCTTGTTGGAAGGTTACATCGACCCTCGAGAAAGAGATAGTGCGTCGGCATTAACCTATTATATCTATAAGCAAATGCCGGGCTATAAGGGTGCTTCTGGCTTAGGGACGACTTGCGTTGCCGACATCTACATGGATTTTGGCATACCCGGCGTGGCCATTGCGCATTTTTTGGTCGGAATGCTCTGTAAGCTTCTCATGCAAAAATCGCGAAGTTCCGGCTCTTTAGTATGGATGGCAGCCTATATGATGGCGGTGCCAGCGGTGGGCTATGCGGCACGTGATAGTTTGGTTTCGGTTTTGTTGCGGTATGTTTGGTGGCAGGTGGCATTGATTTTGGTGGTGGGTTTTGTTCTCGGAGTTTCCACGCGCATCGCTTCGATCGGCGCAGCGTCAAAGAGATCGGCGCGGAATCTGTACTTGCCTTCTTTTCGACCGGCTTCGATATCATGA